In Arcanobacterium canis, the sequence CGTTCGCAAGGGTCTTAGTGCGACCGTTGTCGAGAAGGATCAAGTGGAATTCTTGAGGGCCGTCTCCTGGGGTGACGCCGGTCCAGAAGGAGGTGTAAGGATTCATCCGCTCGCCAGTGGCCGAACGTGGCAGAAGCTGTGAGAACACCTCGATGTCTTCGTACGAAGGAACCATTTTTTCGATGCCGACCACCGAGATCAAGGTCTCTGGAAGTGTCAGGCACATACGGCCATTGCCCTCAGACTCGTATACGGACAGTGCGCCGGTATCAGCAACCATCATGTTCGAACCAGAGATCGCAACCTTTGCCTTGAGGAATTTTGCGCGCAGGTGCTCACGAGCTGCCATCGCAAGCGCGTGTGGCTCTGCTTCGAGGTGCTCTGGAGCGTCTTCCATCTCACGCTCGAAGATTTCCTTGATCTCCGCGCGATTACGGTGAATCGCCGGAACCACGATATGCGAGGGCATATCCTTACCCAACTGGACGATCAGTTCTGCAAGGTCGGTTTCGAACGCATCGATGCCACGCTCAGCCAGGAACTCGTTCATGTTGATTTCCTGGGTCACCATCGACTTAATCTTGACGACTTCCTTGACCTGCTTTTCTTGCAGAATGGAGTAGATGATTTCGTTGGCTTCCTTGGCATCGCGTGCCCAGTGAACGATACCGCCGTGGGCCTGAACGTTTTCTTCCATTTGGACAAGAAGCTCAGGTAGGCGTGACATCGTTGCTGATTTGATCTGAGAAGCGGCGTTGCGCAGGTCTTGCCAATCTGGCATTTCTTCAACGCGCGCGTTGCGCTTGTTACGGATCGTCGTGGTGGCATAACCCAGATTCTTACGCATCTGAGTGTTCTTCAACGTCACCTCAGCGCCTTCAGGGAAGGAAGCACCCCAGCGGAGCGTGTTTTGCGGGATCGGATCGCCATTCACCCACTGGTGATGCGTCGATCTAAGCGCGGGTTCGGCCTTGGTGACCGGAGCACCGGTGAACTTGGAGATTACCTTGGGAATTCCGAGGAATGTGGACATGTTATGCACCAACCTTCACAGTGGACGCTGCCGGGATCCAAGGCTGATCCTCGGTGCCGGCAAGAACTTCAGCAAGATGCATCGCTCGGATACCAGCGCGGTTGCGAGCGAGACCACCGGCGATATGCATGAGGCAGGAGTAATCGCCGGCGACGAGGACATCGGCGCCAGTGGACTTGATGTTGGTCATCTTGTCCGCGAGCATCGACGCCGAGGTATCAGGATTCTTCAAGGAGAACGTGCCACCGAAGCCGCAGCAGGAATCACCGTGTGGAAGCTCCACGAAATCAATTCCGCGAACATTGCGTAGCAGACGTTCTGGCTTGTCACCAACGCGTGCGACTCGCAACGAGTGGCAGGTGGGGTGGTAGGTGACGCGGTGTGCGAAGTAAGCACCAACGTCGTCGGTACCAAGCACATCGACGAGGAATTCAGAAAGCTCGTATGTCTTGTTCGCGATTGCCTGTGCCTTCGTTCCCAGTTCTGGATGTCCCTGAGCATCGGCGACGAGCTTTTGCTGATGGCGGATCGAACCGGTGCAGGAGCCGGAGGGGACGACGATTGCGTCCCACTCGCCGTCGAGGACGGGTTCATAGGTGCGCACGTGGTTCTCGATCAGTGGCATCGCCTCGGGGTAGTAGCCGGTGTTGACGTGCATCTGGCCACAGCATGCTTGCGACGGCGGAACAACGACGTCAATTCCGAGACGCGTGAGCAACTGCAGAGTTGCTTGTGGTGCCTGCGGGAACATAGCGTCTCCGATGCATGTAGCGAAGAGAGCGACTTTCATGAGACCTGCTTTCTTAATGATTGTGAATTTTTAGGTGAAAGAATTAGTTGGCGACCACGTAGGTGAACGCTGGCAAGATTCCGTTTGCGATCAGGTAGGTTAAAGCGCACAGGTAAACGAGCAGTCCAATGGACCACGGGGCGGCCTTGCGAAGTATTTCTGCCTCGGTACCGGGCTTTTGAATTGCTGTTGAGGCAATTGCGAGGTTCTGCGGGGAGACAATCTTTCCGATGCCGCCACCAACGGAGTTTGCGGCGAGGAAGACGTCCGGGCTTGCACCGATGCCGTGTGCTGCGGTTGCTTGGAGGTTCGCAAACAAGGCATTGGAAGATGTTGCCGATCCGGTCACTGCGGTGCCGACCCAGCCAAGGATCGGGGACAGGAAAGCAAAGGCTGCACCGGTAGCGGCGAGTGCCGTTCCGATGGCGGCAGTCTGACCGGAAAAGTTCATGACGTAGGCGAGTGACATCACCAGAGCAATCGTGACAAGTGACCAACGCAGCGATACAAGGGTGTCAACGAAGGTCTTCAGGCCCTGAACGAAAGTGAACTGGAACTGTGGTGTGGACTTCCAGGCATAGACGGCTGACACGATCAGTGCAGTGATGACGATCATGAAGCCAGGGGAGTTGAGAATCTGGAGATTGTAGATTGCAGACTTCGACACTTGACCATCAGCCGTCATCAGATGTCCATAGAGGCCGGGCCACTGGAACGGGATATCCGTCTGAGCGAGGGTGGCCGGAACGTCAATGCCGAACTTCCACAGCTTGTAGATAGCGAAGATGATGACGACGAGGCCGTAAGGCAATAGTGCCAAAGTGACGCGCTGGCGGGATGGGAGTGTGCCGGCGTCCTTCGAGGATGTGTGGAACTCTTCGGGGATCTCAGGCTGCTTGAGAGCGATCATTGCTGCTGCAGCTGCGAATCCGACGAGAGAAGCAAGCACTGCGGTCAAAGCGTAGGAGATGAAGGTTGCTGCGACGATATGGCCAATAGCGGTGATGACGCCCTGGAAGAGAGCCACGTGCCACAGCTGCTTGAGCCCGCGCACGCCGTCGATGATGAGCAGAAGGAAGATCGGCACGAGGACGACGATCCACGGAGTGATGGACACTGCCTTGAATGCTACAGCGGTGCCGGGATCAGCTCCGGCGAGGCCACCGAGTTTGCCAGCGGTGGTGACAGGAATAGCCATTGCGCCGAAGCCGACGTTGATAGCGTTTCCGACCATTGTCACGATTGCTGCCTTGATCGGAGGTAGACCGAGCGAGACGAGCATTGCGGCTACGATGGCAACCGGTGCGCCGAAACCTGCAAGGCCTTCGAGGAGGCCGCAGAAAGAGAAGCCAATAAGAAGGGCTTGAACGCGCATGTCACCGCGGCCAACTGCTGAGAACACTGTGCGGACGTCTTCGGCGCGGCCAGAGTTCACAGAGATGTTGTAAAGCCACACGGCAGCGATGACAATAAAAATGATCGGCAACAAGCCGAATGCAATTCCGTACAGCGCGGATGAGAAGACCATGCCAGCTGGCATACCAAATCCAAGTGCGGCAGACACTGCGGCGATGGCAAGTGAACCGAGCGCGCACCAGTGGGTCTTTAACTTAAAGACGCCGAGAAGTACGAAGAATGCGATAAGCGGGAGGATGCCCACGAGGGCGCTGAGTGTGGCTGATCCACCAATCGAAGTGGGGTTCGGCGCGAACGCGGCGCTCGTAATAATTGCGTTCAAGGGTGCATTGCCTTCCTCTTTGAAAATGCGACTAAAGGCCGTCAATAGCCCTAGTGCAAGCATAAGGAAGTGTTGGAATAAATGCGCTCCGTGCGATGTCCATTTACGGGCCAAATTTGTTGCGTAAATACGGGGGGATGTGGGTCACAGTATGGAAGTCACAACCGCGAGTTGGTGGTGGAGCAATAGAGACGTGGATGCGAGTTTACTCTCCGTTGCTGGTGTTTCATGTCGCTCGGAGCTCCTCTCGCATACACTTGTATACATGCCAGATTTTATTGATCGCGTCACTTTGCACCTTTTAGCCGGCAAGGGAGGTAACGGTGTTGCCTCCGTGCGTCGAGAGAAATTTAAACCGCTCGGCGGGCCAGACGGTGCAAACGGTGGTCACGGTGGAGACATCGTTCTTCTTGCTGATCGCAACGAGACATCTTTGCTGACACTCCAACGCAATCCTCACCAGGTTGCGCCTAACGGTGCGCCGGGCGCCGGTGATCTTCGCCATGGTAAGCGCGGTGACGATCTCATCTTGAAGGTGCCGGTGGGTACCGTTGTCAAAGATATGGATGGCTCGATGCTAGCTGACCTCTCGCGCGATGGTGATCGTTATATCGCTGCCTTGGGCGGTTTCGGTGGTCTTGGAAACGCTGCTCTTGCCTCTCCGAAGCGTCGTGCGCCGGGCTTTGCGCTGCTGGGAGAAGAGGGCGAGGAGAAGGATGTCCGCCTCGAACTCAAGTCAGTTGCCGACGTCGCGCTCGTTGGTTTCCCGTCAGCGGGAAAGTCGTCGCTGATTGCTGCGATGAGCGCAGCGCGTCCGAAGATTGCCGACTATCCGTTCACAACCTTGGTTCCCAATCTCGGGGTTGTCGATGCCGGGTCTTCGCGTTTCACGATGGCTGATGTGCCGGGTCTGATTCCGGGTGCCTCGGAAGGTAAAGGTCTTGGACATGAATTCTTGCGTCACATCGAACGGTGCTCAGCAATTGTCCACGTCCTCGATTGTGCGACGTTGGAGCCTGGCCGTGACCCACTCAGCGATCTAGATACTATCGAAGCTGAACTCAGCGCCTATGCCAAGGGCGTGCCGCCGATGGACGGAGTTGTGCCGTTGATGAAGCGCCCGCGCGTGGTTGTCCTGAATAAAGCGGACGTTCCCGAAGCCCGTGAACTGGCGGAATTTGTTAAAGATGAGATCGAAAAACGGCACGTCCCGGTGTATATCGTCTCTGCTGTTTCACGTGATGGCCTCAAAGAACTTAAGTATGCCCTCGCTGGGCTCGTTGATAAGATGCGCGAGTACATGGCGCCAGCTGAATCTGAAACTCGTCCGGTGATCCGGCCTCTGGAGCGCCGCGAATCCAACGCGTTCACGATCCGACGTCTCGAATACATGGGCGAGCCTCTGTGGGAGGTACGTGGTTACAAACCGGAGCGTTGGGTTCGCCAAACCGATTTCGCCAACGATGAAGCTGTGGGTTACCTTGCTGATCGTCTCACTACGCTCGGCATCGAAAAGCAGTTATTGAAGAAAGGCGCCCGTGCTGGAGATTCTGTGGTTATTGGCGCTGCAGAAGACGGCTTTGTCTTCGATTTCGAACCATTAGTTTCCACTGGCGCTGAATTGCTGTCGCCGCGTGGCACCGATGATCGTTTGTACGAACGTCACCGCCCAACCCATGCCGAGCGTAAAGCTGCGTTCCACGAGAACATGGATGCGAAAGAAGCTGCGCGTCAGGAACTTCTCGACGAGCGCCAGCGCGGAATTTGGACTGACCCGGAGGTATAGTGAAAACTCTTCTTGCCAACCGTGTTCTTCTCGGTCAGGCAAAACGACTAGTCATCAAGGTTGGCTCGTCGTCGCTGACCAAAGACGGAGCACTCAACGAGCCAGCACTCTCCTCGCTTGTGGACGTCGTCGGGGCAGCTCATGCACGTGGCCAGGAAGTGGTGCTCGTGTCCTCAGGTGCCGTTGCGGCTGGACTCGCACCCCTCGGCTTTGCTTCGCGCCCGAAGATGCTTCGTGACCAGCAGGCCGCCTCGATGGTCGGCCAGGTGCGTCTGTTGGCTGCATATACCCGCGAATTTGGGCGTTATGGCATCACCATTGCCCAGGTGCTCTTGACTCCAGAGGATGTTCTGAATCGAACGCATTATGCTAACGCCCAAGGGTCGCTGAGACGTTTGCTCCACCATGGCGTCGTTCCGATTGTTAATGAGAACGATGCTGTGGTCACAGGCGAACTTCGCTTTGGAGACAATGATCGTCTTGCGGCGCTCACTGCGCATCTTGTCGATGCAACTGCACTGATTCTGTGTACTGATGTCGATGGCTTGTACACTGCACCTCCATCGGAGCCAGGTGCGAGACTGATCTGCGAAGTAACGTCGATGGAGCAAGTGAAAGGCTTCACTATCACTGGCAAGGGATCTGACGTTGGAACAGGTGGAATGCAAACGAAAGTTGAAGCTGCCAAGATTGCCATTTCTGGAGGCGTGGGCGCTTTGGTCACGTCAGCTGACAATCTTTCTCAAGCTCTGGATGGGCATGAAGTTGGTACCTGGTTTGTGCCGCAAGCGCGACGTCAAAGCGCACGCCATCTGTGGCTGAAGAATGTGGCACAAGCGCGTGGCTCAATCGTGGTTGACGACGGCGCTGCCGAAGTGGTGCGTGCGGGAGGGGCTTCCTTGTTGTGTGTGGGGGTGACGCAAGTGCGTGGCACCTTTTCGCGCGGTGCGCTTGTGCGGGTGCTGGATTCGCACGGTACCGAAGTCGCTCGCGGGTTGGCGGGCTACTCCTCAGCGGATATTCGTCGCTTCCTTGACGACGGCGGACGTGCTCCTCGTCCGATTGTTCATGCCGATGATCTTGTCCGCTGTTAGGTGACGACTGTTATCGATCGCACACGCCGAGATGTTTCATTTTTTCTTTCCTGTGCTTTACCTAGTAGAATTCAGACATTATTCAAAATTCCTCATGCCATCACAGTATTTTGAATAGTTATTCCAGGTGTTGAATGAAAATATCTCCGTATCCGCGGTAGATTTTTCTCAGCACCATTCGGAAAACCCAGGTAGGAAAACGATGACGCTAGAATTGACCGCCTCAGCGAGAGCTTTGGAAACATTCGAGATCGATCCAAAGCTACTCGTTCGTGACCAGGTGTGCCTTGCCTACTTCGGCCTTGAGCTTGGAGCTTTAGGTGCCGCGGGCGATGTTGATCCTGCCTTCCGGCATGAGCTGGGGCCTCTCCAGGTCAATTGGCAACGTCTGGGAAGTGCAATGCGTGCGGCGCAGGCTGGGGGAATGGACTTCGTATCCATCGATTCTCGTTTTCTCTTGCGTGCGGATATTGATCCACGCGAGGCAATGCTCGATGGTGCTCGCGCTGCTGCTCGGCTAGCTCCGTACTCTACGGGTGGTATCTTGGTGGAGGTGCCTGGTGTGCCGAAACTGATGAACCAGGCGATCGACCTTATCGCACGTCAGGTAGATGGATGGGGTGGTCTGATTTTTCATCTGAATGACAGTTCAGATTTTCTTGGTCTAGCCCGTGTGGCTGCGAAAGCTCGAGAAGCAGGCGTCAAATTATTGGTGATCATCTCGGAAGCTGAACTTGTGCCGCAACGTGTCGATGTTATCGTTCCATATGCGGATGCCATTGAATTGCGTTGTCCAGATTTGCTTGTGGCACACCGAGCACGATTTTCTCTACGGGAGGCAGCAGAGAAAATGGGAAAAGAAATCCATGTTTATGCCCAGGTAGGAGTGGTCATCTCGGCAACCGAATCCGCTGCGCAAGATCGTGCAGAATTAGTGGGGTCGATTCACGTAGGAAATCTCTTCGGTGGTCGTATGCGTGTGCTGGGAACGGTCTACGACGTTGCCGACGCTGTTGAAGCGTGGGTTGGTATGGGCGCAGCCGACGGCGTGTGGTTCATGCCGTGTTCGTTGCCCTCTGATCAGTCATCAATTCTTAAAGGAGTTGTGCCTCTGATGCGCGCACGTACGCGCACGTGGCGCGAGAAGAACTCCTACCGTAGCGAGCACAAATGAAATGTGGGGTGACGATCAACCGTCACCCCACGAGAGAAGTGACTCAGTCTTCGTAGCCAGAGTTCTGTGGCTGAGCGGCCTTCTTTACTTCCTCCATGTCCAGGTTCTTCGCCTGCTCGATAAGATCCTCAAGCTGAGCAGCTGGAAGGGCACCTGCACCACGGTAGAGCTGAACGCCGTCACGGTAAATGAAGAGCGTTGGAATTGACATCACACCGTAGGTCTGAGCAATTTCCGTTTGAGCGTCAACATCAACCTTGCCGAAGGTAATATCGGGATACTTTTCAGAAGCAGCCTCGAAAGTCGGGCCGAACTGGCGGCATGGGCCACACCATGCAGCCCAGAAGTCGAGAACAGCGATGCCATTGCCGATGGTGTCGTTGAGGTTTGCAGAGGTAACTTCGATGGTTGCCATGAGAAAGCCTTTCTTTGTTTGTTACACCAGCACCAACGTGGTCGGTAAAAATTTATTCCCGATCTCGTTGGACTAAACTCATACTTTTAGGTGTTGCCATATATTATGGCACTTTGGACAACGATAATTTTGATGCAGGTATCGTCCACAAGGGGGACAAATGGATCAGCAGGTCAATGACGCGGTGAGTGAGGGCGTCAAGGAAATTGCCTCTCGTGCAAAGCGAGCTGTGCGCCAACTGCGGCATGTAGGGACGAGCCGTAAGAATGCTCTGCTGAGCGCGATTGCGACGGCGCTCGAGGAGAACTCGGCAACGATTGTTGCTGCAAATGTTAGCGATCTTGAGTCTGGACGCGCAGCAGGTACATCACCTGGTCTCCTCGATCGCCTCTTGCTCAATGACGAACGTGTGCGCGCGATTGCGTCCTCGGTTCGTGACATCGTTGCCCTCCCTGATCCAGTAGGGCAGGTGGTTCGTGGATCGACACTGGCTAATGGGATGAACCTCATTGAAAAGCGTGTACCGATGGGGGTAGTGGGCATGATCTATGAGTCGCGCCCGAATGTCACTGTCGATGCTGGAGTGCTTGCACTGAAATCGGGAAATGCTGCAATTCTTCGAGGGGGTCATGCGGCGGCGCAGTCGAATCGTGCCATTGTCGAGGTGATGCGTGAGGCGATTACCAGCCAGGGCTTCTCGCCAGACTTGGTAGCGAGTGTGGACGAATTTGGGCGCGAAGGAGCTGTTGCTTTGATGCGTGCGCGCGGGCTTGTTGACCTGGTGATTCCCCGTGGGGGAGCAGGTTTGATCCAAACGGTGATTCGCGAGGCTACCGTACCCGTCATCGAGACGGGTGTTGGCAACGTTCATATCTACGTGGATGCTGCGGCGGACATTGAGAAGGCGACTGCCATTGTCATGAATGCCAAGACGCAGCGTGTCGGTGTCTGTAATGCCGCTGAAACGCTGCTTGTTCACCGAGATATCG encodes:
- a CDS encoding LutB/LldF family L-lactate oxidation iron-sulfur protein, which encodes MSTFLGIPKVISKFTGAPVTKAEPALRSTHHQWVNGDPIPQNTLRWGASFPEGAEVTLKNTQMRKNLGYATTTIRNKRNARVEEMPDWQDLRNAASQIKSATMSRLPELLVQMEENVQAHGGIVHWARDAKEANEIIYSILQEKQVKEVVKIKSMVTQEINMNEFLAERGIDAFETDLAELIVQLGKDMPSHIVVPAIHRNRAEIKEIFEREMEDAPEHLEAEPHALAMAAREHLRAKFLKAKVAISGSNMMVADTGALSVYESEGNGRMCLTLPETLISVVGIEKMVPSYEDIEVFSQLLPRSATGERMNPYTSFWTGVTPGDGPQEFHLILLDNGRTKTLANEVGREALNCIRCGACMNVCPVYEHVGGHAYNSVYPGPIGAILTPQLLDGRDHHDPVHTLPYASTLCGACGDACPVKIDIPGILVHLRHEITEQNRGGIPNGWDIGMKVSSKVMGNGKIWGTAEKAAKFGRIVAGKDERISSVPWPVSAWTRNKDIPAPPSRSFRDWLAEEEKAGNEPTKAKGTPATPAGSQIHTKEEN
- a CDS encoding (Fe-S)-binding protein; the encoded protein is MKVALFATCIGDAMFPQAPQATLQLLTRLGIDVVVPPSQACCGQMHVNTGYYPEAMPLIENHVRTYEPVLDGEWDAIVVPSGSCTGSIRHQQKLVADAQGHPELGTKAQAIANKTYELSEFLVDVLGTDDVGAYFAHRVTYHPTCHSLRVARVGDKPERLLRNVRGIDFVELPHGDSCCGFGGTFSLKNPDTSASMLADKMTNIKSTGADVLVAGDYSCLMHIAGGLARNRAGIRAMHLAEVLAGTEDQPWIPAASTVKVGA
- a CDS encoding L-lactate permease; the protein is MNAIITSAAFAPNPTSIGGSATLSALVGILPLIAFFVLLGVFKLKTHWCALGSLAIAAVSAALGFGMPAGMVFSSALYGIAFGLLPIIFIVIAAVWLYNISVNSGRAEDVRTVFSAVGRGDMRVQALLIGFSFCGLLEGLAGFGAPVAIVAAMLVSLGLPPIKAAIVTMVGNAINVGFGAMAIPVTTAGKLGGLAGADPGTAVAFKAVSITPWIVVLVPIFLLLIIDGVRGLKQLWHVALFQGVITAIGHIVAATFISYALTAVLASLVGFAAAAAMIALKQPEIPEEFHTSSKDAGTLPSRQRVTLALLPYGLVVIIFAIYKLWKFGIDVPATLAQTDIPFQWPGLYGHLMTADGQVSKSAIYNLQILNSPGFMIVITALIVSAVYAWKSTPQFQFTFVQGLKTFVDTLVSLRWSLVTIALVMSLAYVMNFSGQTAAIGTALAATGAAFAFLSPILGWVGTAVTGSATSSNALFANLQATAAHGIGASPDVFLAANSVGGGIGKIVSPQNLAIASTAIQKPGTEAEILRKAAPWSIGLLVYLCALTYLIANGILPAFTYVVAN
- the obgE gene encoding GTPase ObgE gives rise to the protein MPDFIDRVTLHLLAGKGGNGVASVRREKFKPLGGPDGANGGHGGDIVLLADRNETSLLTLQRNPHQVAPNGAPGAGDLRHGKRGDDLILKVPVGTVVKDMDGSMLADLSRDGDRYIAALGGFGGLGNAALASPKRRAPGFALLGEEGEEKDVRLELKSVADVALVGFPSAGKSSLIAAMSAARPKIADYPFTTLVPNLGVVDAGSSRFTMADVPGLIPGASEGKGLGHEFLRHIERCSAIVHVLDCATLEPGRDPLSDLDTIEAELSAYAKGVPPMDGVVPLMKRPRVVVLNKADVPEARELAEFVKDEIEKRHVPVYIVSAVSRDGLKELKYALAGLVDKMREYMAPAESETRPVIRPLERRESNAFTIRRLEYMGEPLWEVRGYKPERWVRQTDFANDEAVGYLADRLTTLGIEKQLLKKGARAGDSVVIGAAEDGFVFDFEPLVSTGAELLSPRGTDDRLYERHRPTHAERKAAFHENMDAKEAARQELLDERQRGIWTDPEV
- the proB gene encoding glutamate 5-kinase, with translation MKTLLANRVLLGQAKRLVIKVGSSSLTKDGALNEPALSSLVDVVGAAHARGQEVVLVSSGAVAAGLAPLGFASRPKMLRDQQAASMVGQVRLLAAYTREFGRYGITIAQVLLTPEDVLNRTHYANAQGSLRRLLHHGVVPIVNENDAVVTGELRFGDNDRLAALTAHLVDATALILCTDVDGLYTAPPSEPGARLICEVTSMEQVKGFTITGKGSDVGTGGMQTKVEAAKIAISGGVGALVTSADNLSQALDGHEVGTWFVPQARRQSARHLWLKNVAQARGSIVVDDGAAEVVRAGGASLLCVGVTQVRGTFSRGALVRVLDSHGTEVARGLAGYSSADIRRFLDDGGRAPRPIVHADDLVRC
- a CDS encoding type 1 periplasmic-binding domain-containing protein encodes the protein MTLELTASARALETFEIDPKLLVRDQVCLAYFGLELGALGAAGDVDPAFRHELGPLQVNWQRLGSAMRAAQAGGMDFVSIDSRFLLRADIDPREAMLDGARAAARLAPYSTGGILVEVPGVPKLMNQAIDLIARQVDGWGGLIFHLNDSSDFLGLARVAAKAREAGVKLLVIISEAELVPQRVDVIVPYADAIELRCPDLLVAHRARFSLREAAEKMGKEIHVYAQVGVVISATESAAQDRAELVGSIHVGNLFGGRMRVLGTVYDVADAVEAWVGMGAADGVWFMPCSLPSDQSSILKGVVPLMRARTRTWREKNSYRSEHK
- the trxA gene encoding thioredoxin; this encodes MATIEVTSANLNDTIGNGIAVLDFWAAWCGPCRQFGPTFEAASEKYPDITFGKVDVDAQTEIAQTYGVMSIPTLFIYRDGVQLYRGAGALPAAQLEDLIEQAKNLDMEEVKKAAQPQNSGYED
- a CDS encoding glutamate-5-semialdehyde dehydrogenase translates to MDQQVNDAVSEGVKEIASRAKRAVRQLRHVGTSRKNALLSAIATALEENSATIVAANVSDLESGRAAGTSPGLLDRLLLNDERVRAIASSVRDIVALPDPVGQVVRGSTLANGMNLIEKRVPMGVVGMIYESRPNVTVDAGVLALKSGNAAILRGGHAAAQSNRAIVEVMREAITSQGFSPDLVASVDEFGREGAVALMRARGLVDLVIPRGGAGLIQTVIREATVPVIETGVGNVHIYVDAAADIEKATAIVMNAKTQRVGVCNAAETLLVHRDIAEDFLPQMLERLSEAGVVLHGDSATVTYAPTSADILAATDADWATEYLALELAVKVVENVDEAIEHILTYTSGHTEAIVSENYSTIQQFVDSMDSAVVAVNASTRFTDGGEFGLGAEIGISTQKLHARGPMGLEALTTTTWILQGDGHVR